A stretch of the Panicum virgatum strain AP13 chromosome 9N, P.virgatum_v5, whole genome shotgun sequence genome encodes the following:
- the LOC120692287 gene encoding uncharacterized protein LOC120692287, with protein sequence MQRVVVMRHGDRLDQAEPIWPANKPRPWDPPLTDAGLLRAWTVGKRIRAAAAADGWAVHRVLVSPFLRCRQTAARAVAALCAVPDDAALLAIEDAANVPLDTSRLKVSIEYGLSEMMNTQAMGGIVGKVAPGVSKWFPDLPELEAIFPAGTIDHSAEPIYPGVPKWEESILEARSRYASVIKALADKYPHENLLLVTHGEGVGASISYFEMGLEIYDVEYCAYSVLERKVSMKPGDEQGAFTADSFKVLTKSGTTGIQYAPVSESWFVG encoded by the exons ATGCAGCGCGTCGTCGTCATGCGCCACGGCGATCGCCTCGACCAGGCCGAGCCCATCTGGCCCGCCAACAAGCCGCGCCCCTGGGACCCGCCGCTCACcgacgccggcctcctccgcgcctgGACCGTCGGCAAGCGCATcagggccgcggccgccgccgacgggtgGGCCGTCCACCGGGTCCTCGTCTCCCCGTTCCTGCGATGCCGGCAGACCGCCGCGCGGGCAGTCGCCGCGCTATGCGCCGTTCCCGACGACGCCGCGCTGCTCGCCATCGAGGACGCGGCCAATGTGCCCCTCGACACCTCACGCCTCAAG GTGTCTATTGAGTATGGATTGTCTGAGAtgatgaacactcaagcaatgGGCGGTATTGTTGGCAAGGTGGCTCCCGGCGTCAGCAAGTGGTTTCCCGACTTGCCAGAGCTTGAGGCCATCTTTCCGGCCGGAACCATTGACCATTCTGCAGAGCCAATCTACCCGGGG GTACCAAAATGGGAAGAGTCCATCTTGGAGGCAAGAAGCAGATATGCAAGTGTCATCAAGGCACTTGCTGACAAGTATCCTCATGAAAACCTACTCTTAGTAACACACG GTGAGGGTGTCGGAGCATCTATCTCCTATTTTGAGATGGGGTTGGAGATCTACGATGTGGAGTACTGTGCGTACTCTGTCCTGGAGAGGAAGGTGTCTATGAAACCTGGTGATGAGCAAGGGGCCTTCACCGCGGACAGCTTCAAGGTCCTGACCAAAAGTGGCACCACAGGCATACAGTATGCCCCGGTGTCGGAGAGCTGGTTTGTTGGTTGA